A stretch of the Streptomyces sp. NBC_00078 genome encodes the following:
- a CDS encoding penicillin-binding transpeptidase domain-containing protein: protein MSSGTTGSGETKAARGFDPAAVSSEPPSDIKAVKLAHAFLDSWSKQHLDQAASYTDASTAAVAALRGYTDGLHLKTLTFKQVTSAGPSTVTAGATKVTFAVTARVAGGTWTYQSAVAVLQSTNGELAVHWNNSVLYPGLGDDQSLTAGRFPAGVSTAKVVASDGRTDLARFSSLHDIVATIRKNATPTGGSTGTGVAVVDAAGDGVKALRVFSKGKAPVFKTTIDASLQEVAETAVKDPHLQDKPAGTVALDWRTGHILAIAHAGADGDIAVNGIKSPGSTMKIITSAALFDQVGLTPNSPAPCTDSLTANSQLFHNDSGVRANAASTLSQAFTVSCNTAFIKEGFHYLVHDGDASALHDEAVNVFGMGSWSIGGGVATTDPSIPGDVQGGDQAAQFIGQGRVTATPLFMASVAATVRGVGFKQPVILPGQHQETAPRSISARTAGYLQSMMRSVATSGTAAPRLGGLTGVGAKTGTAEEGDHTNGWLTAYNSNIAVAALVEGGRSGVDSAGYVVRHLLTRS from the coding sequence ATGTCCTCCGGGACGACGGGGAGCGGTGAGACCAAGGCGGCGCGCGGTTTCGACCCGGCGGCGGTGTCGAGCGAGCCGCCGTCGGACATCAAGGCCGTCAAGCTGGCGCACGCGTTCCTGGACAGCTGGTCCAAGCAGCACCTCGACCAAGCCGCGAGCTACACCGACGCGTCGACCGCGGCCGTAGCGGCCCTGCGGGGGTACACGGACGGCCTGCACCTGAAGACGCTGACCTTCAAACAGGTCACCTCGGCGGGGCCGTCGACGGTGACGGCGGGCGCCACCAAGGTCACCTTCGCCGTCACGGCCCGGGTGGCGGGCGGCACCTGGACCTATCAGAGCGCGGTGGCGGTACTGCAGAGCACGAACGGCGAGTTGGCGGTGCACTGGAACAACTCGGTGCTCTATCCCGGCCTGGGCGACGACCAGTCGCTGACCGCGGGCAGGTTTCCCGCCGGTGTGAGCACCGCCAAGGTCGTGGCGAGTGACGGCAGGACCGACCTCGCCCGCTTCTCCTCGCTGCACGACATCGTGGCGACGATCCGCAAGAACGCCACTCCGACCGGCGGCAGCACCGGCACCGGCGTCGCCGTGGTCGACGCGGCCGGCGACGGCGTGAAGGCACTGCGGGTGTTCTCCAAGGGGAAGGCCCCCGTCTTCAAGACGACTATCGACGCCTCCCTCCAGGAGGTGGCCGAGACCGCGGTCAAGGACCCCCACCTTCAGGACAAGCCCGCCGGGACGGTGGCGCTGGACTGGAGGACCGGTCACATCCTCGCGATCGCCCATGCCGGCGCGGACGGCGACATCGCTGTCAACGGCATTAAGTCGCCGGGCTCCACCATGAAGATCATCACCTCGGCGGCCCTTTTCGACCAGGTGGGCCTCACCCCGAACAGTCCCGCCCCGTGTACGGACTCGCTGACGGCCAACAGCCAGCTGTTCCACAATGATTCTGGAGTGCGGGCCAATGCGGCCTCCACCCTCTCCCAGGCGTTCACGGTCTCGTGCAACACCGCCTTCATCAAGGAAGGCTTCCACTATCTCGTGCACGACGGAGACGCCTCGGCCCTGCACGACGAGGCCGTCAACGTCTTCGGTATGGGCAGCTGGTCCATCGGCGGCGGGGTCGCCACCACCGACCCGAGCATCCCGGGGGACGTCCAAGGCGGTGACCAGGCGGCCCAGTTCATCGGCCAGGGCAGGGTCACGGCCACCCCGCTGTTCATGGCGTCCGTGGCAGCCACGGTGCGGGGCGTCGGCTTCAAGCAGCCCGTCATCCTGCCCGGGCAGCACCAGGAAACCGCGCCCCGGTCCATCTCCGCCCGCACGGCCGGCTACCTGCAGTCGATGATGCGCTCCGTGGCCACCAGCGGCACCGCCGCACCACGCCTGGGCGGTCTGACGGGCGTCGGCGCCAAGACCGGCACCGCGGAGGAAGGCGACCACACCAACGGCTGGCTGACCGCCTACAACTCGAACATCGCCGTCGCCGCCCTGGTCGAAGGCGGCCGCTCCGGTGTGGACTCCGCCGGGTACGTCGTCCGGCACCTGCTCACCAGGAGCTGA
- a CDS encoding TetR/AcrR family transcriptional regulator translates to MGSREGLRQEVDQYVLDVFEAMLGELTGDGGAELLDPGAGASSLSEVFARHLPDDSPLPSYLRRLLLSDTDAAQLLFRRLYEPSRAALDGLAAAGLAAPGRDPAVRAALLLANDLALFLLRDRLAEVLGTDPLSVDGMTRWAPEMLSIYAGGLNAVPPEPQGDAP, encoded by the coding sequence TTGGGTTCGAGGGAGGGCCTGCGCCAGGAGGTCGACCAGTACGTCCTGGACGTCTTCGAGGCCATGCTCGGTGAGCTGACAGGTGACGGCGGGGCGGAGCTGCTGGATCCCGGGGCCGGGGCGAGTTCGCTGAGCGAGGTGTTCGCCCGGCACCTGCCCGACGACTCACCGCTGCCCAGCTACCTGCGCCGACTCCTGCTGTCTGACACGGACGCCGCGCAGCTGCTGTTCCGGCGCCTGTACGAACCGAGCAGGGCCGCGCTGGACGGCCTGGCGGCAGCGGGACTGGCCGCCCCCGGAAGGGATCCGGCGGTGCGCGCCGCCCTGCTCCTCGCCAACGACCTCGCCCTGTTCCTGCTGCGCGACCGCCTGGCCGAAGTCCTCGGCACGGACCCGCTGTCGGTCGACGGGATGACCCGCTGGGCCCCGGAGATGCTCAGTATCTACGCGGGCGGACTGAACGCGGTACCACCGGAACCGCAAGGAGACGCACCCTAG
- a CDS encoding helix-turn-helix domain-containing protein has protein sequence MRSIRDDRTTRAVIRDEDLRLFSASGWEAVTMRQIAAAADVSPGLVMHTWVRGRACARRSTSTSWTSSRPCSVS, from the coding sequence ATGCGTTCAATCCGTGACGACCGGACCACCCGCGCAGTCATCCGTGACGAGGACCTGCGCCTGTTCTCCGCGAGCGGGTGGGAGGCGGTGACGATGCGACAGATCGCCGCAGCCGCCGACGTGTCGCCAGGGCTGGTCATGCACACTTGGGTTCGAGGGAGGGCCTGCGCCAGGAGGTCGACCAGTACGTCCTGGACGTCTTCGAGGCCATGCTCGGTGAGCTGA